The proteins below come from a single Falco rusticolus isolate bFalRus1 chromosome 8, bFalRus1.pri, whole genome shotgun sequence genomic window:
- the LEAP2 gene encoding liver-expressed antimicrobial peptide 2: protein MCWWKVTAVLLLCSLLLSQTHCASLHHRQPRQRRMTPFWRGVSLRPVGASCRDNSECITMLCRRNRCFLTTASE from the exons ATGTGCTGGTGGAAAGTGACGGCGGTCCTTTTGCTCTGCtcactgctgctcagccag ACACACTGCGCTTCCCTGCACCACCGACAGCCACGGCAGAGGCGGATGACACCTTTCTGGAGAGGAGTCTCCCTAAGACCTGTTGGAGCCTCGTGCAGGGATAACAGCGAATGCATTACAATGCTGTGCAG gagGAACCGCTGTTTCCTTACAACAGCCTCAGAGTGA
- the LOC119152385 gene encoding cytochrome b-c1 complex subunit 8, with the protein MGLHFGNLARVRHVITYSLSPFEQRAFPNVLSHGLPNIWRRFSSQVFKVAPPFVGGYLLYSWGTQEFERLKRKNPADYENDQ; encoded by the exons ATGGGCCTTCACTTCGGTAACCTGGCGCGGGTTCGCCATGTCATCACCTACAGCCTGTCGCCTTTCGAGCAGCGAGCCTTCCCCAACGTCCTCTCGCACGGGCTGCCCAACATCTGGCGCCGCTTCAGCTCCCAGGTCTTCAAGGTGGCGCCCC CCTTTGTGGGAGGCTACCTCTTGTATTCCTGGGGAACACAAGAGTTTGAGCGACTGAAGAGGAAGAACCCCGCTGACTATGAAAATGACCAGTAA